A window from Myxocyprinus asiaticus isolate MX2 ecotype Aquarium Trade chromosome 37, UBuf_Myxa_2, whole genome shotgun sequence encodes these proteins:
- the LOC127427812 gene encoding heterogeneous nuclear ribonucleoprotein L-like isoform X2 has translation MSHPEVVVYVMMMPFKRQALVEFKDVQSADRCVACGSQEAVYIAGQQAYFNYSTSKRITRPTNADDPNSGNKVLLLSIQNPLYPITTDVLYTVCNPIGSVLRIVIFKRNGIQAMVEFESIQNAQKAKAALNGADIYAGCCTLKIEYARPSRLNVIRNDNDSWDYTKPFLLRRERGKGRQRQAILGEHPSSYSDSTYGSHCPLLPLPSNTRFKRSSHDVPEVVAYPLPQTSSYMSHASSSVAMVSGLHTAKMNCTRIFNLFCLYGNIEKVKFMKSVPGTALVEMGDEYAVDRAITHLNSIKVFSKRLNVCVSKQHAVIPSQVFELEDGSSSYKDFAMTRNNRFTSAGQASKNIIQPPSCVLHFYNVPPCITEDDLQRLCTEHDVPGFIKYKVFDAKPSSKTISGLLEFDSKTHAVEVLTILNHYQIRIPNGSNPYTLKLCFSTSSHL, from the exons atgagtcACCCAGAAGTTGTGGT TTATGTGATGATGATGCCGTTCAAGCGTCAGGCACTGGTGGAGTTCAAGGACGTTCAGAGTGCTGATCGCTGTGTGGCGTGCGGCTCTCAGGAGGCCGTCTACATTGCCGGTCAGCAGGCGTACTTCAACTACTCCACCAGCAAACGCATCACGCGGCCCACCAACGCAGATGACCCCAACAGCGGGAACAAAGTGCTGCTGCTCTCCATCCAGAACCCACTCTATCCCATCACCACG GATGTTTTGTACACAGTCTGTAATCCAATCGGAAGCGTGCTGCGGATCGTCATCTTCAAGAGGAACGGGATCCAAGCCATGGTGGA GTTTGAATCCATTCAGAACGCACAGAAGGCCAAAGCCGCTCTGAACGGCGCCGATATCTACGCCGGCTGCTGCACTCTGAAAATTGAATACGCTCGG CCTTCACGACTCAACGTCATCCGAAACGACAACGACAGCTGGGACTACACCAAACCATTCCTGCTGCGACGAG agcGTGGTAAAGGACGACAGCGTCAGGCCATACTGGGTGAACACCCATCCTCATACAGCGACAGCACCTATG ggtctCACTGCCCCCTGCTGCCTCTGCCCAGTAACACCCGTTTCAAGCGCAGCTCACATGACGTGCCCGAGGTGGTGGCATATCCGCTGCCTCAGACATCATCATACATGAGCCACGCCTCCAGCTCTGTTGCCATGGTGAGCGGCCTCCACACCGCCAAGATGAACTGCACTCGCATCTTCAACCTCTTCTGTCTCTATGGCAACATCGAGAAG gtgaaGTTTATGAAGAGTGTTCCAGGTACAGCTCTGGTGGAGATGGGTGATGAGTATGCGGTGGACCGAGCGATCACACACCTCAACAGCATCAAGGTCTTCAGTAAACGACTCAACGTCTG tgtgtcGAAGCAGCACGCCGTGATCCCCAGTCAGGTGTTTGAGTTGGAGGATGGTTCCAGCAGCTACAAGGACTTCGCCATGACGCGAAACAATCGCTTCACCAGCGCCGGTCAGGCCTCCAAAAACATTATCCAACCTCCGTCATGCGTGCTGCACTTCTACAACGTCCCGCCCTGCATCACTGAAGACGACCTGCAGCGA CTATGCACAGAACACGACGTCCCGGGATTCATCAAATACAAAGTGTTTGACGCCAAAC CGAGTTCTAAAACCATCTCTGGATTACTGGAGTTTGACAGTAAAACTCACGCTGTTGAAGTTCTGACGATTCTCAATCACTATCAGATCCGAATACCCA